A genomic window from Oceanobacillus timonensis includes:
- a CDS encoding zinc-binding alcohol dehydrogenase family protein: MKAVSIVDKQKVKFQNLPQPELMGSNEVKVQTRLVGICGSDMHIYHASNGLADLPRIIGHEVCGEVTEVGDNVRTVAVGDHVVVDPISYCEKCYACRKGRPNICEHLSVFGVHEDGGLRESFILPEKNIWKMNKDIPWTDIVLAEPYTIGAQAVSRGKVQPGDRVFIQGAGPIGLCIMRMAKIRGAQVIISDMLPERLEFAKQQGADHVISAKNQNALEEIDFWTEGEGANVVIDSVCLKSTFELGIEAASIGGRVVTLSFDSLPAAIPQAPITRKELDIVGSRLQTHQFGDVVRMINNGQLRSDGLVSHTFSFQDSAEAFQFVESSPSAVRKAVIEVTK, from the coding sequence ATGAAAGCTGTATCTATTGTAGATAAACAAAAGGTCAAGTTTCAAAATCTTCCTCAGCCAGAATTAATGGGAAGTAATGAAGTAAAAGTACAAACGAGATTAGTCGGTATCTGCGGGTCTGATATGCATATATATCATGCTTCTAATGGTTTAGCTGACCTTCCCAGAATTATTGGACATGAGGTGTGTGGTGAAGTCACTGAAGTAGGCGATAACGTTCGTACAGTAGCTGTTGGCGACCATGTAGTTGTCGACCCTATTTCATATTGTGAGAAATGCTACGCCTGTCGAAAAGGAAGACCCAACATTTGCGAACATCTATCGGTTTTTGGTGTCCATGAAGATGGAGGTCTAAGAGAATCATTTATATTGCCAGAAAAAAATATATGGAAAATGAATAAAGATATCCCGTGGACAGATATCGTTCTTGCTGAACCATATACAATAGGGGCTCAAGCTGTTTCGAGAGGAAAAGTTCAACCCGGAGACCGTGTATTTATACAAGGAGCAGGGCCGATTGGTCTTTGTATTATGCGCATGGCTAAAATACGCGGTGCTCAAGTGATTATCTCAGATATGTTGCCAGAAAGATTAGAATTCGCTAAGCAGCAAGGAGCTGACCATGTTATTTCAGCTAAAAACCAAAATGCTTTAGAGGAGATTGATTTTTGGACAGAAGGAGAAGGTGCTAATGTGGTCATTGATTCTGTTTGCTTAAAGTCAACATTTGAATTAGGAATTGAAGCAGCTTCTATTGGAGGCAGAGTGGTAACACTCAGTTTTGATAGTTTACCAGCAGCTATTCCTCAAGCACCGATTACTAGAAAAGAATTAGATATCGTAGGATCTCGACTGCAGACGCACCAATTTGGAGACGTGGTTCGAATGATTAATAATGGACAACTTCGTAGCGATGGGTTGGTTTCTCATACTTTTTCATTTCAAGATTCAGCTGAAGCATTTCAGTTCGTAGAATCATCACCAAGCGCTGTTCGCAAAGCTGTTATTGAGGTCACTAAATAA
- a CDS encoding gluconate:H+ symporter, which translates to MPLVITAIGILLLLFLIMKVRLHTVLSLVVVSFLLALALGMPLSDIVASIEEGFGSTLGSTGLIFGFGAILGKLIADAGGAQRIAMTLISKFGERRVQWAVVLTAFILGIALFFEVGLVLLIPIVYQMSKQVNIPFLYLGLPMATALSVTHAFLPPHPGPTVISEQYGANIGLVLIYGFIIAIPTIIIAGPLYTVLARRIAPTAFENKKGGTITSLADVKQYKLEDTPGFGISAFTALFPVILMGASTIVTLIQQSSGVTSNVFFEFIDLIGSPTTVMTLSVLLAIYTMGIGRKIPISKLMESAETSVKSIGMLVFILGVSGSLKEVLIDGGVGDYVAEIFEGSTISPILLAWLIAALIRLAQGSATVAALTTAGLVLPLIQNVDVNLPLLVLATGAGSIIASHVNDTGFWIVKESFGLTMKETFATWTILETIISVSGLVFVLILNMIV; encoded by the coding sequence ATGCCTTTAGTTATTACCGCTATTGGAATTTTATTGCTTTTATTTTTAATCATGAAAGTTCGTCTACACACGGTCCTTTCCCTTGTTGTTGTTTCATTCTTGTTAGCCCTAGCATTGGGGATGCCGCTTTCTGATATTGTCGCTTCCATTGAAGAAGGATTTGGAAGTACATTAGGAAGTACAGGATTAATTTTTGGCTTTGGTGCTATTCTTGGAAAGCTTATTGCTGATGCCGGCGGGGCTCAACGTATTGCGATGACATTGATTTCTAAATTTGGAGAACGGCGTGTACAATGGGCTGTTGTCTTAACGGCATTTATTTTAGGAATCGCGTTATTTTTTGAAGTAGGGCTTGTTCTCTTGATTCCTATTGTTTATCAAATGTCTAAACAAGTGAATATACCTTTTTTATATTTGGGACTTCCAATGGCCACTGCGTTGTCGGTTACACATGCTTTTCTTCCGCCCCATCCAGGGCCAACTGTAATTTCTGAGCAATATGGAGCAAATATAGGGTTAGTCCTTATATATGGTTTTATTATTGCAATTCCAACAATTATTATTGCTGGACCACTCTACACCGTTTTAGCGCGTCGTATTGCTCCTACTGCTTTTGAGAATAAAAAAGGAGGAACAATTACTTCGCTTGCAGACGTAAAGCAGTATAAATTAGAAGATACACCTGGATTTGGCATCAGTGCTTTTACTGCTTTATTTCCTGTTATTTTGATGGGCGCTTCTACCATTGTTACATTAATTCAACAATCTTCAGGAGTAACATCAAATGTTTTTTTTGAATTTATTGATCTTATTGGCTCACCAACAACTGTTATGACATTATCGGTTTTACTTGCTATTTATACTATGGGTATCGGAAGAAAAATTCCTATTTCCAAGTTGATGGAATCTGCTGAAACATCAGTTAAATCTATTGGTATGCTTGTTTTTATTTTAGGTGTTAGCGGTTCCTTGAAAGAGGTTCTAATAGATGGAGGAGTTGGTGACTATGTAGCAGAGATTTTTGAAGGTAGTACGATTTCTCCAATCTTGCTTGCGTGGCTCATCGCAGCTTTGATACGACTTGCGCAAGGTTCTGCAACAGTTGCAGCTTTAACCACTGCTGGACTAGTGCTTCCTTTGATACAAAATGTAGATGTTAATTTACCGCTATTAGTCCTGGCTACTGGAGCTGGAAGTATTATTGCTTCCCATGTGAATGATACAGGATTCTGGATTGTTAAAGAATCATTTGGGCTTACTATGAAAGAAACTTTTGCTACTTGGACCATATTAGAGACGATTATATCTGTTTCCGGATTAGTGTTTGTTCTTATTCTTAATATGATTGTTTAA
- a CDS encoding maltose-6'-phosphate glucosidase, which yields MRDKLIITIAGGGSTYTPGIVSALLSNSSKFPITEMRLYDINPKRNEDMKLIINQLLIDKDRQDMKLVVTENTEEAFTNVDFVFSQIRVGGLAMREQDEKIPLKYDLVGQETCGLGGFAYGLRSIGGILEIVGYVQQHAPDAWILNYTNPESIISEAIRRKYPDANMINVCDMTISLEETIASNFGYDRKNWIPTYYGLNHYGWYSKIYDTSIKRDVMPEIIDKLRQVNMDVAEFNEGDQYWVKTYQLMSAMVNYFPEALPNNYLEYYWFPDLMVENEDKNFTRANMVMEGREANTRRMAEQIRNGETEDILHFNFGEHGNYIVDIAVAILNDEPKRFMVITPNKGSIPNLRDDAVVEVPAYIGATGVEQLALHPINDFHKGMMEAQVAAEKLLVDAFFENSYDKALQAFTLNQTVPSARAAKQVLDDMLIANKDYWPELQ from the coding sequence ATGAGGGATAAATTAATCATAACCATTGCCGGTGGCGGGAGTACCTACACACCAGGTATCGTCTCTGCGCTATTAAGTAATAGCAGTAAATTTCCTATTACAGAAATGCGGTTATATGATATCAATCCAAAAAGAAATGAAGATATGAAGTTAATTATCAATCAGTTATTGATTGATAAGGACAGACAAGATATGAAGCTGGTTGTAACAGAAAATACAGAAGAAGCATTCACAAATGTGGACTTTGTTTTCTCACAAATCCGTGTTGGCGGTCTTGCTATGCGGGAGCAAGACGAGAAAATTCCGTTAAAATACGACCTGGTAGGCCAGGAAACATGCGGACTGGGCGGTTTTGCATACGGGTTACGCTCGATTGGCGGAATATTGGAGATCGTAGGCTATGTACAGCAACATGCTCCAGACGCCTGGATCCTTAACTACACCAACCCGGAATCTATCATTTCCGAAGCAATACGGAGAAAATATCCTGATGCCAATATGATAAATGTGTGTGATATGACCATATCTCTGGAAGAGACCATTGCATCTAACTTTGGGTACGACAGAAAAAACTGGATTCCAACTTACTATGGTCTAAATCATTACGGCTGGTATAGCAAAATTTATGATACCTCAATAAAACGGGATGTTATGCCTGAAATTATTGACAAGCTGCGTCAAGTCAATATGGACGTTGCCGAATTTAACGAAGGCGATCAATATTGGGTAAAGACATATCAACTGATGTCTGCCATGGTGAACTATTTCCCTGAGGCACTGCCTAATAATTATTTAGAGTATTACTGGTTCCCTGATCTTATGGTTGAAAATGAAGATAAAAACTTCACTAGAGCCAATATGGTGATGGAGGGTCGTGAAGCAAATACGCGTAGAATGGCAGAACAAATCAGAAATGGAGAAACAGAAGATATTCTGCATTTCAACTTTGGTGAACATGGTAACTATATTGTAGATATAGCTGTGGCCATTTTAAATGATGAACCAAAACGTTTTATGGTTATTACGCCTAATAAGGGATCGATTCCGAATTTAAGAGACGATGCGGTTGTAGAAGTCCCTGCATACATCGGTGCAACCGGGGTAGAACAGCTTGCTTTACATCCTATCAATGATTTTCATAAAGGAATGATGGAAGCACAGGTTGCAGCAGAAAAACTGCTTGTAGATGCATTTTTTGAGAATTCCTATGACAAAGCCTTACAAGCATTTACCTTAAATCAAACTGTACCGTCTGCGCGGGCAGCTAAACAAGTCCTTGATGATATGTTGATTGCGAATAAAGATTATTGGCCGGAACTTCAATAA
- a CDS encoding alpha-glucoside-specific PTS transporter subunit IIBC has protein sequence MMQKFQRFGSAMFVPVLFFAFSGIVIGFSTLFNDPLIMGSLAEEGTAWSKIWFIIEEGAWTVFNQMPLIFAMGIPVALAAKANGRALMETIIIFLTFNYFINAMLTSFPGFFNVDISQEAGGVSGLAEIAGIKTLDTSILGAIIISAIAVYLHNKYYDTKLPDYLGIFQGSAFVVIIGFFAMLPVAFLTAWLWPYIQMGIASLQGFLANAGNFGVWLYIFLEKILLPTGLHHFIYGPFQFGPAIIDGGTYANWAANMGDFARSTASLKELFPEGGFAMQGNSNIFGLPAAALAIYVTAQKGKRKVVAGLLIPATITAVLAGITEPLEFTYIFVAPLLFAVKAVLDAFLATTMYIFGVTGNFGGGLLEFMSMNWIPLFNNHWMTYLIQIIIGIVFFFIYFFVFRFMILKLNIKTPGRTDEEVKLYGKEDYKEKKTTGSTEKNLAGEYVDFLGGQENIEHVTNCATRLRVKVTDPEKIASDEHFRSLGASGVVKNGNAIQVIIGLSVQNLKEDVDNYLGKETE, from the coding sequence ATGATGCAGAAATTCCAACGGTTTGGAAGCGCTATGTTTGTTCCCGTTTTATTTTTCGCATTTTCAGGGATTGTCATAGGCTTTTCCACACTTTTTAATGACCCTCTTATTATGGGCAGTCTGGCAGAAGAAGGCACTGCATGGTCTAAGATTTGGTTCATCATTGAAGAAGGTGCCTGGACAGTGTTTAATCAAATGCCCCTCATTTTTGCAATGGGCATTCCCGTAGCACTGGCTGCTAAAGCAAACGGCAGAGCGTTGATGGAAACAATTATCATTTTCCTTACCTTTAATTATTTTATCAACGCCATGTTAACAAGCTTTCCCGGCTTTTTCAATGTTGATATCAGCCAAGAGGCCGGCGGTGTCAGCGGATTAGCCGAGATTGCAGGGATTAAAACATTGGATACCAGTATTCTTGGAGCAATTATTATATCTGCTATTGCAGTATATTTACACAATAAATACTATGATACGAAACTTCCAGACTATCTTGGTATTTTTCAAGGATCAGCATTTGTAGTGATTATCGGTTTCTTTGCCATGCTGCCTGTTGCTTTCTTAACTGCTTGGCTATGGCCTTATATCCAAATGGGGATTGCATCCCTACAAGGATTTCTGGCTAACGCGGGCAACTTCGGTGTATGGCTCTATATCTTTTTAGAAAAGATTTTACTACCGACAGGGTTACACCATTTTATTTACGGACCATTTCAGTTTGGCCCAGCCATTATTGATGGCGGAACCTACGCCAACTGGGCAGCGAATATGGGGGATTTTGCTCGTTCTACTGCTTCCTTGAAAGAATTATTCCCGGAAGGCGGATTCGCGATGCAGGGCAACTCCAATATATTCGGTCTGCCAGCTGCTGCTTTAGCTATCTACGTAACAGCACAGAAAGGAAAAAGAAAAGTGGTCGCCGGGTTATTAATACCTGCAACGATAACCGCTGTTTTGGCAGGAATTACCGAGCCGCTTGAGTTCACGTATATTTTTGTTGCACCATTGCTATTTGCTGTAAAAGCTGTTCTGGATGCTTTTCTGGCTACAACGATGTATATATTTGGCGTTACCGGAAATTTCGGCGGCGGATTGCTGGAATTCATGTCCATGAACTGGATACCTTTATTTAACAATCACTGGATGACCTATTTAATCCAAATCATCATTGGTATCGTCTTTTTCTTTATCTACTTCTTTGTATTCCGTTTTATGATTTTAAAGCTTAATATTAAAACGCCAGGACGTACAGACGAAGAAGTAAAACTTTATGGAAAAGAAGACTATAAAGAGAAGAAAACAACAGGATCCACAGAAAAGAATCTGGCTGGTGAATATGTAGACTTTCTCGGCGGGCAAGAAAATATTGAGCATGTTACAAATTGTGCTACCCGGTTAAGAGTGAAGGTCACTGATCCTGAGAAAATAGCTTCTGATGAACATTTTAGAAGCCTCGGCGCATCAGGTGTCGTTAAAAATGGAAATGCCATTCAAGTAATCATCGGATTATCTGTGCAGAATCTCAAAGAGGATGTAGATAATTATCTCGGAAAAGAAACGGAATAA
- a CDS encoding MurR/RpiR family transcriptional regulator codes for MDLIEEAVNQYYETFNATDKSIASYILKHREAVEKMTIRELADACHSSKSTISRFIKKIGFAGFSEMKYAIKWQEQKETSEKSYKKSLITDIQMNIEQLQHWDFEEICEAIESSERLFVYGTGTEQKLCANELKRYFWVLNKYVHVIDDEMDFHVLMDDLTENDLIIIISLSGNTPSMLPFAQRIAAKKIPLMSITDLKNNKLAQLTDLRMYAFAHPQKSHLALEITTFSTFFVMVEALFRSYLDYLEQKK; via the coding sequence ATGGATTTAATAGAAGAAGCAGTTAACCAATATTATGAAACATTTAATGCCACAGATAAGTCGATAGCCTCCTATATTCTGAAACATCGTGAAGCTGTAGAGAAGATGACCATCAGGGAACTGGCTGATGCATGTCATTCATCAAAATCAACGATATCCAGATTTATTAAGAAGATTGGATTCGCGGGTTTTAGTGAAATGAAATATGCAATAAAATGGCAGGAACAAAAGGAGACTTCAGAAAAGTCTTATAAAAAAAGTCTCATTACTGATATACAAATGAATATTGAGCAGCTGCAGCATTGGGACTTTGAAGAAATATGCGAAGCCATTGAATCATCCGAGCGTTTATTTGTATACGGAACAGGAACAGAACAAAAATTGTGTGCAAATGAACTGAAAAGATATTTTTGGGTACTCAATAAATATGTCCATGTGATTGATGACGAAATGGATTTTCATGTATTAATGGACGATTTAACTGAAAACGATTTAATTATTATTATTTCACTTTCAGGCAATACGCCTTCCATGCTTCCTTTTGCACAGCGGATTGCTGCTAAAAAGATTCCATTGATGTCAATTACAGATTTAAAGAATAACAAGCTTGCTCAATTAACTGATTTAAGAATGTATGCGTTTGCTCATCCGCAAAAAAGCCATCTCGCTTTAGAGATTACAACATTTTCTACCTTTTTCGTTATGGTTGAGGCGCTTTTCCGGTCGTATTTAGATTATTTGGAGCAGAAAAAGTAA
- a CDS encoding IS1182 family transposase, whose amino-acid sequence MTNKQIIQFNYTQTSANYQLYLPMDVEEMIPLDDSVRLHCLLCERMDYRELLQAYSPKGRKPAVDPVILFKVITYAASQKIYSSRGIEKACRRDINFRWLLQGYAAPDHATISRFKQKYLTDTVMEQLFFQQVVWLYEQKAITGETLYIDGTKIEAYANRYSFVWKKAITKHEAKMYAKWQALLEQINTTYCQLFTSPYETFLEDLKKVLVFLEKIQEEENITFVYGKGKRKNVLQRYHEQVKEMLQRKEQYDASNEIMGEKRNSYSKTDHDATFMRMKDDHMRNGQLKPAYNVQAAVDAEFIVGINAFSDRNDTTTLIPMLQYLKEHLPFTYRHIVADSGYESEENYVYLKKQEQMAYIKPQNHERKKKASFKKDIKYRENMTYDKGTDTYTCANDQQLHAIRNYTRTSQTGYQSQVTVYESEDCTGCPFKEKCTKAKGNRQLHVAKEFLAYRETAQENILTETGTLYRMNRSIQVEGTFGVLKEDYQLKKFRTRGTGNVRNELLILAFGYNLNKIHTKIQADRLNLYYHPLKTA is encoded by the coding sequence ATGACTAATAAACAAATAATACAATTCAATTATACGCAAACTTCCGCTAACTATCAATTATATTTACCGATGGACGTGGAAGAAATGATTCCTTTAGATGATTCGGTCCGGCTCCACTGCCTCTTATGTGAAAGGATGGATTATAGAGAACTATTACAGGCATACTCTCCAAAAGGGAGAAAACCGGCAGTCGATCCAGTCATTCTATTTAAAGTCATTACCTACGCAGCTTCCCAAAAAATCTATTCTTCCCGAGGGATAGAAAAAGCTTGCCGCCGGGATATCAATTTTCGCTGGCTTCTTCAGGGGTATGCAGCTCCTGACCATGCGACCATCAGTCGATTCAAGCAAAAATATCTGACCGATACCGTGATGGAACAGCTCTTCTTTCAACAAGTCGTATGGCTCTACGAACAAAAAGCCATTACCGGAGAAACACTCTATATCGATGGCACAAAAATCGAAGCATATGCCAATCGGTATTCTTTCGTATGGAAAAAGGCAATCACCAAACATGAAGCGAAGATGTACGCCAAATGGCAAGCCCTTCTGGAACAGATCAATACGACGTACTGTCAGCTCTTCACAAGCCCCTATGAGACGTTTTTAGAAGATTTGAAAAAAGTGCTTGTTTTCCTGGAGAAAATACAGGAAGAAGAGAACATCACGTTTGTATATGGCAAAGGGAAAAGAAAAAACGTCCTTCAACGTTACCATGAACAAGTAAAGGAAATGCTTCAGCGCAAAGAACAATATGATGCTTCCAACGAAATTATGGGAGAGAAACGAAACAGCTATTCCAAAACAGACCATGATGCCACGTTTATGCGGATGAAAGACGATCATATGCGGAATGGCCAACTCAAGCCAGCTTACAATGTCCAGGCTGCCGTGGATGCGGAATTTATCGTTGGGATCAATGCGTTTTCCGATCGAAACGACACGACAACATTGATTCCGATGCTTCAATATTTAAAGGAGCACCTTCCTTTTACGTATCGCCATATCGTCGCAGATTCTGGATATGAAAGCGAAGAAAATTATGTGTATTTAAAGAAGCAAGAACAGATGGCCTATATCAAGCCGCAAAATCATGAGCGCAAGAAAAAAGCTTCTTTCAAAAAGGATATCAAATATCGGGAAAACATGACTTATGACAAAGGCACAGATACCTATACCTGCGCCAATGACCAGCAATTACATGCCATTCGAAACTACACGCGAACCTCGCAGACAGGCTACCAATCTCAAGTAACGGTGTACGAAAGTGAAGACTGTACAGGGTGCCCGTTCAAAGAAAAATGTACGAAAGCCAAAGGGAATCGCCAACTGCATGTAGCCAAGGAATTTCTGGCTTACCGGGAAACCGCGCAAGAAAATATTCTAACAGAAACAGGCACACTGTACCGTATGAATCGTTCCATTCAAGTGGAAGGAACATTCGGCGTGTTGAAGGAAGATTATCAACTGAAAAAGTTTCGTACGCGAGGAACAGGGAATGTACGAAACGAGCTATTGATTCTGGCATTTGGTTATAATCTTAATAAAATACATACAAAAATCCAAGCTGATCGCCTGAATCTTTATTATCATCCATTAAAGACCGCTTAA
- a CDS encoding inositol monophosphatase family protein gives MFEEVCELVIVAGRNLIENMNSRLTVETKGSDTDLVTEMDKKTEKYITEEIKRNFPEHAVFGEETVEEIGYDRMLEMLETYPNLWIIDPIDGTTNYVHGLPGYTISVALYCEGIAAYGIIYDPVAKELFIAERGKGATLNGEAIHVSKQSSLAESLVSTGVPAKYESDRNHVLEGYVKIALLARNIRTFGSAALHCAYVASGRLDAFWEWGVNIWDVAAGKLIVEEAGGSVYQLDGNEVQFEFPHFTCTNGKIDKE, from the coding sequence ATGTTTGAAGAAGTATGTGAACTTGTGATAGTAGCAGGGAGAAATCTGATAGAAAATATGAATTCAAGACTCACTGTTGAAACAAAAGGCAGCGATACGGATTTAGTTACGGAAATGGATAAGAAAACAGAAAAATATATTACAGAGGAAATAAAGAGAAATTTTCCAGAGCATGCTGTTTTTGGAGAAGAAACGGTAGAAGAGATAGGTTATGATAGAATGCTTGAAATGTTAGAAACGTATCCCAATCTATGGATAATCGATCCAATTGATGGAACGACGAATTATGTGCACGGGTTGCCGGGATATACGATTTCGGTAGCCTTATATTGTGAAGGGATAGCAGCTTATGGCATTATTTATGACCCTGTTGCAAAAGAATTATTTATTGCTGAAAGGGGAAAAGGTGCGACATTAAATGGAGAAGCAATCCATGTAAGCAAACAAAGTTCTTTGGCGGAGAGTCTCGTTTCAACAGGAGTTCCAGCTAAGTATGAAAGTGACCGTAATCATGTCTTAGAGGGATATGTGAAAATTGCATTGTTGGCTCGGAATATTCGTACTTTTGGTTCAGCAGCCTTACACTGTGCTTATGTTGCTTCTGGACGATTGGATGCATTCTGGGAGTGGGGAGTAAATATTTGGGATGTTGCTGCAGGCAAATTGATTGTTGAGGAAGCAGGGGGCAGTGTTTATCAATTGGATGGTAACGAAGTTCAATTTGAATTTCCTCATTTCACCTGCACGAATGGAAAAATTGATAAGGAGTGA
- a CDS encoding Cof-type HAD-IIB family hydrolase — protein MKKHLLISDLDGTLLDGKQNISMENKTSIQQFIKDGGLFTIATGRVEDSVGPYVQELGITLPVILYNGAVIYDYQNQKRIYEQMITNFTPLFKQLQAFSESESIGINYYQNKKAYISDYNELIKEHEKKDKVKVWEIDAIFDTSYVTKVLLISDPIVLKKCEKLVLSSGVSCDMIYSEKNYLEILPKNVSKGNAVKHLLQYIKRTDLHTTCVGDHENDLTMLQTADTAYVVENAIDLLKLQNFRRTVHHEHHAIQSIIEDISCSITLKR, from the coding sequence ATGAAAAAGCATCTATTAATCTCTGATTTAGATGGAACATTACTTGATGGAAAGCAGAATATAAGCATGGAGAATAAAACGTCTATTCAACAATTTATAAAGGACGGCGGTTTATTTACGATTGCGACAGGACGTGTGGAAGATTCTGTCGGTCCTTATGTGCAAGAATTAGGGATTACACTACCGGTCATTCTGTATAATGGGGCTGTTATTTACGATTATCAGAATCAAAAGCGTATATATGAGCAAATGATTACCAACTTCACACCTCTATTTAAGCAATTACAAGCATTCAGCGAAAGTGAATCGATTGGTATTAATTACTACCAAAATAAAAAAGCCTATATTTCAGATTACAATGAACTGATTAAAGAACATGAGAAAAAAGATAAAGTTAAGGTTTGGGAAATAGATGCTATATTCGATACAAGCTACGTAACAAAAGTGTTGCTCATCTCAGACCCTATTGTTTTAAAAAAGTGTGAAAAGTTGGTGCTAAGTAGTGGGGTTTCATGTGACATGATTTATTCAGAAAAAAACTATTTAGAGATCCTGCCGAAGAATGTTTCGAAAGGAAATGCGGTTAAACATCTGCTTCAATATATAAAACGAACAGACTTGCACACTACCTGTGTTGGAGATCATGAAAATGATTTGACTATGTTACAAACAGCCGATACAGCTTATGTGGTTGAAAATGCTATTGACTTATTAAAACTGCAAAACTTTCGGAGAACTGTTCATCACGAGCATCACGCTATTCAAAGTATTATTGAAGATATAAGCTGTTCTATTACTTTAAAGCGATAA
- a CDS encoding histidinol-phosphatase: protein MIFDLHTHHDRCGHAEGKIEDYIQAAIDRGLHYIGISDHSPYFYSEKDQLYPGIAMAKSELDEYVNEVLTLKEKYNNKIHVLLGMESDYFPKYADMYRNIYQKYPFDYIIGSVHHVHDKSIFLKGRWDQLSDKERREEKVSYYHLIQQSARSGMFQVLGHIDAMKGYLLDFHDVQTPVIEETLKVIANEGVAIEVNTSGKNKDCGGWYPSYEILERACYYGVDISFGSDSHIPSRIGDDYLEVQKTLKQIGFKEMVYFVDKKRCTVPL, encoded by the coding sequence ATTATTTTCGATTTACATACGCATCATGATCGATGCGGGCATGCAGAAGGGAAAATAGAGGATTACATTCAAGCGGCAATAGATCGCGGTTTGCATTATATTGGGATTTCAGACCACTCTCCTTACTTTTATTCGGAGAAAGATCAGTTGTATCCGGGAATCGCGATGGCGAAGAGTGAGCTGGATGAATATGTGAATGAAGTGTTGACACTAAAAGAAAAATATAATAATAAAATTCACGTGTTGCTTGGGATGGAGAGCGATTATTTTCCTAAATATGCAGATATGTACAGGAATATTTATCAAAAATACCCATTTGATTATATCATTGGTTCTGTCCATCATGTTCACGATAAAAGTATTTTTCTAAAAGGAAGATGGGACCAGCTATCAGACAAAGAGCGTCGGGAAGAAAAAGTATCCTACTATCATTTGATTCAACAATCTGCTAGAAGTGGTATGTTTCAAGTCTTGGGACATATTGATGCGATGAAAGGGTATTTATTAGATTTTCACGATGTCCAAACTCCAGTAATAGAAGAAACATTAAAAGTAATTGCGAATGAAGGTGTTGCTATTGAAGTGAATACATCTGGTAAAAATAAAGATTGCGGCGGATGGTATCCTTCCTATGAAATATTAGAAAGAGCATGCTATTACGGTGTGGATATATCTTTTGGCTCAGATTCCCATATACCTTCTAGGATAGGGGATGATTACTTGGAAGTACAGAAGACGTTAAAACAGATTGGTTTTAAAGAAATGGTATATTTTGTAGATAAGAAAAGATGTACTGTGCCACTTTAA